The following coding sequences lie in one Salipiger sp. H15 genomic window:
- a CDS encoding BTAD domain-containing putative transcriptional regulator — MVLRDGAPVELPRSRKLRALLALLILETVPVSRQHLCEVLWECPNDPRGELRWYLAKLRRIVDQPERRRLISSADTVALDLDGCAVDALRVLKMMETSQVAGRAKDSRNNTGLELFRGMFLGDLDLTGSQASLWLNAQRRRFAGCELKLLQHQLELLPPASELVAPLLDRWLELTPYDIAAHRALLEHLALRGRQAEAETHVATAVRLFAEEGVPEDGLRRIWNEIRHRTRPSPATNDVSPAKIGPPGATDKEHARQLRPGLAVMPFRFLQDWSEGPAIALGLTRDVITRMAKLRSLAIIALGSTEAAAGTGRSAAEVGSELGVSYVATGVLRKTPDRLALEIDLIETETAHLVWTEVCEAPSVDLLGALDTLGRRVVAALTAEIEQAERNRAILRPPTSLDAWSLHHRGMWHMYRFTRADNARATQYFRQSVARDPTFSRAFAGLSFTHWQNAFQHWSDPTGESESAYACAMQSLQADEHDPAAHWALGRALWLRRQHAAAASALRRSVELSPNFAHGHYSLAFVEAQSGDPQMAIQAADTARTLSPLDPLLFGMLGTRAIAHLRLGQFDEAADWALRAVARPNAHVNILGIAALTLSLAGRVPEGRSMAAAIHATQPGYDVDSFLSAFHFSPERARQLRSAAAKVVLG; from the coding sequence GTGGTCCTGCGCGACGGCGCGCCGGTCGAATTGCCCCGGTCGCGCAAGCTCCGGGCGCTACTGGCGCTGCTCATCCTCGAAACCGTTCCAGTCAGTCGCCAGCACCTCTGCGAGGTGCTTTGGGAATGCCCGAATGACCCGCGCGGGGAGTTGCGATGGTACTTGGCAAAGTTGCGCCGGATCGTTGACCAGCCCGAACGTCGCCGCTTGATATCGAGTGCGGATACTGTGGCTCTCGATCTTGACGGGTGCGCGGTCGATGCTTTGCGTGTCCTGAAAATGATGGAAACCTCGCAAGTGGCTGGTCGCGCCAAGGACTCCAGAAACAACACTGGTCTGGAACTCTTCCGCGGCATGTTTCTGGGGGATCTCGACCTGACCGGATCGCAGGCCTCGCTTTGGCTGAATGCGCAAAGGCGCCGCTTCGCTGGCTGCGAACTCAAACTGCTGCAGCATCAGTTGGAATTGCTGCCACCGGCATCGGAACTGGTCGCGCCACTGCTCGATCGTTGGCTCGAACTCACGCCCTACGACATCGCCGCGCACCGCGCGCTGCTCGAGCATCTCGCGCTGCGCGGGCGGCAGGCCGAGGCGGAGACCCACGTGGCGACCGCAGTGCGGCTCTTTGCCGAGGAGGGTGTGCCAGAGGACGGGCTCCGGAGGATTTGGAACGAAATCCGGCATCGAACGCGACCCTCGCCTGCGACGAATGATGTCTCTCCGGCCAAGATAGGCCCCCCCGGGGCAACCGATAAGGAACATGCGCGGCAATTGCGCCCGGGGCTTGCGGTGATGCCGTTCCGTTTCCTGCAGGACTGGTCCGAAGGACCTGCCATTGCTCTTGGCCTGACCCGAGATGTCATCACGCGGATGGCGAAGCTGCGCAGCCTCGCGATCATCGCTCTGGGGTCCACTGAGGCGGCCGCAGGGACTGGCAGATCGGCCGCCGAGGTGGGATCGGAACTTGGTGTGAGCTACGTGGCCACAGGCGTGCTGCGCAAGACACCCGATCGCCTCGCCCTCGAGATCGACCTAATCGAGACCGAGACCGCGCATCTCGTCTGGACCGAGGTGTGCGAGGCGCCTTCAGTTGACCTCCTCGGAGCGTTGGACACGCTGGGAAGGCGCGTGGTCGCGGCCCTGACTGCGGAGATCGAGCAGGCGGAACGCAATCGCGCGATCCTGAGGCCGCCGACATCACTCGACGCGTGGAGCCTGCATCACCGCGGGATGTGGCACATGTATCGCTTCACCCGTGCCGACAATGCCCGGGCGACACAGTATTTCCGCCAGTCGGTTGCAAGGGACCCGACCTTTTCGCGCGCCTTCGCCGGGCTGTCGTTCACCCATTGGCAGAACGCTTTCCAACACTGGAGCGATCCCACCGGCGAGAGTGAGAGCGCCTATGCCTGCGCGATGCAGAGCCTGCAAGCCGACGAGCATGATCCAGCCGCGCACTGGGCCTTGGGCCGCGCGCTCTGGCTGCGCCGCCAACACGCCGCGGCGGCCAGCGCGTTGCGCCGGTCGGTCGAACTGAGCCCGAACTTCGCGCATGGGCACTACTCGCTGGCCTTCGTCGAAGCGCAGAGCGGCGACCCTCAGATGGCAATCCAGGCCGCCGATACCGCCCGTACGCTCAGCCCTCTCGATCCGCTGTTGTTCGGGATGCTGGGAACCCGCGCGATCGCGCACTTGCGCTTGGGCCAGTTCGACGAGGCCGCCGACTGGGCCCTCCGCGCGGTCGCCCGTCCAAATGCGCATGTCAACATCCTCGGGATCGCAGCACTGACCCTTTCGCTTGCGGGACGCGTGCCGGAAGGTCGGAGCATGGCGGCGGCCATCCATGCGACGCAACCGGGCTACGACGTCGATTCGTTTCTCTCGGCCTTCCACTTCTCGCCGGAACGGGCCCGCCAGTTGCGCAGCGCCGCGGCCAAGGTGGTGCTCGGCTGA
- a CDS encoding IS110 family transposase yields MCAKKTGSIEDLAVVGIDIGKDTFHLVGFDRSGQVVLRKQIKRLALDATFEKLPRCVVGMEACLSAHFVSRRLRDMGFEPRIIPAIYVKPFNKGQKNDYNDAEAIAEAALRPNLRTVTEKSQDQLDLQALHRVRARLVSRRTATINQIRAFLIEQGIAVRSGLRALRNSFEAILEQRRDEISARMRSILIGLYGDWLWLDDRIAAVSTEIEEISRTEENCANIMSIPGIGPVISTAMVAAVGRGDAFDRGRDFAAWVGLVPRQFSTGGRAILGRITKRGSRYLRMLFVQAAKVIMMRPHRWQAFSFGAWLERAVSRMPRNKAAIALANKLARTAWSILRHGTRFDTPRDLAMEAI; encoded by the coding sequence ATGTGTGCGAAGAAGACAGGAAGCATTGAAGACCTGGCAGTTGTCGGCATCGATATCGGCAAGGATACCTTCCATCTGGTCGGTTTCGACCGCTCGGGTCAGGTGGTTTTGCGCAAGCAGATCAAGCGGCTCGCGCTGGACGCAACGTTCGAGAAGTTGCCACGATGCGTGGTCGGGATGGAGGCCTGCCTCAGCGCCCATTTCGTCAGCCGAAGGCTGCGCGACATGGGGTTCGAACCGCGTATCATTCCGGCGATCTACGTGAAGCCGTTCAACAAGGGCCAGAAGAACGATTACAACGATGCAGAGGCGATCGCCGAAGCCGCTCTGCGGCCGAACCTCCGGACGGTGACGGAGAAGAGCCAGGACCAGCTCGACCTTCAGGCCCTGCATCGGGTGCGGGCCCGGCTCGTCTCGCGGCGTACCGCAACGATCAACCAGATCCGTGCCTTCCTGATCGAACAGGGGATCGCGGTTCGCAGCGGGCTACGCGCCTTGCGGAATTCCTTCGAGGCGATCCTCGAACAGAGACGCGACGAGATCTCTGCCCGCATGCGGAGCATCCTGATCGGGCTCTACGGCGACTGGCTCTGGCTCGATGACCGGATTGCCGCCGTATCGACGGAGATTGAGGAGATCAGCCGCACGGAAGAGAACTGCGCGAACATCATGTCGATCCCCGGCATCGGACCGGTGATTTCGACGGCCATGGTCGCGGCGGTCGGCCGGGGCGATGCCTTCGACCGAGGCCGCGACTTCGCCGCCTGGGTCGGGCTGGTGCCCCGACAGTTCAGCACGGGAGGGCGCGCGATCCTCGGGCGGATCACCAAGCGGGGAAGCCGATACCTGCGCATGCTCTTCGTGCAGGCGGCCAAGGTGATAATGATGCGCCCCCACCGATGGCAGGCGTTCAGCTTCGGAGCCTGGCTCGAACGCGCCGTATCCCGAATGCCCAGGAACAAGGCTGCGATTGCCTTGGCCAACAAGCTGGCCCGCACGGCGTGGAGCATCCTGCGTCACGGCACACGGTTCGACACCCCCAGGGATTTGGCCATGGAAGCGATCTGA
- a CDS encoding cupin domain-containing protein, whose translation MKLDRNASTDADAIWVVGDRIRFLGGLPTTDVELIEVDVPPGSGTPPHSHASAEMFYILSGELTVRDFSEAGHPPSVTVAKPGDAITVASRKAHNYSNEGDMPVKMLVLIEPSMIAFFREAGTSEPQAEPDSARLGAAMERHGIDLLGAAA comes from the coding sequence ATGAAGCTTGACCGAAATGCCTCCACCGACGCCGACGCGATCTGGGTCGTTGGAGACCGCATCCGCTTCCTCGGCGGACTGCCGACAACGGATGTCGAACTGATCGAGGTAGACGTGCCGCCGGGATCGGGCACACCGCCGCACAGCCACGCCTCCGCCGAGATGTTCTATATCCTCTCGGGCGAATTGACGGTCCGGGACTTCTCAGAAGCAGGGCACCCGCCATCCGTCACCGTGGCGAAACCGGGCGACGCGATCACGGTCGCATCCCGCAAGGCGCACAACTACAGCAACGAGGGCGACATGCCGGTGAAAATGCTCGTGCTTATCGAGCCGTCCATGATCGCCTTCTTCCGCGAGGCCGGCACCAGCGAACCGCAGGCAGAGCCCGATTCTGCACGGCTCGGTGCAGCCATGGAGCGGCACGGCATCGACCTGCTCGGTGCGGCAGCCTGA
- a CDS encoding helix-turn-helix domain-containing protein produces MTATRTYNSPLRDEKARATREAILQALYDLMKDAEDSSEIGMDAIAGRAGVQKRTVFRHFSTKEELFAAFWPWLNARIGASVSPRAPRDVLDGPQHAFPLFDDHEAAMRAALHTRTGREMRMGTVEARRIHFANALAPVCASLAPEEARKVTALAHLLYSASAWEVLKDYGGLSGAQAGEAASWALEVILSAVTKGDVRADIASQRKDERDEA; encoded by the coding sequence GTGACGGCGACCAGAACCTACAACAGCCCTCTGCGTGACGAGAAAGCCAGGGCAACGCGCGAGGCGATCCTGCAAGCGCTCTACGACCTGATGAAGGACGCAGAGGATTCTTCCGAGATCGGGATGGATGCCATCGCGGGCCGTGCAGGCGTCCAGAAGCGGACGGTCTTCCGCCACTTCTCGACAAAGGAAGAGCTTTTCGCTGCATTCTGGCCGTGGCTGAACGCAAGGATCGGCGCCTCCGTGTCGCCGCGCGCGCCTCGCGACGTCCTGGATGGCCCACAGCACGCTTTCCCGCTCTTCGATGACCACGAGGCCGCCATGCGCGCCGCGCTTCATACGCGGACCGGGCGCGAAATGCGCATGGGCACCGTGGAGGCCCGGCGTATCCACTTCGCCAATGCCCTCGCGCCTGTCTGCGCGTCCCTGGCGCCGGAAGAGGCCCGCAAGGTCACGGCCCTGGCGCATCTGCTCTATTCAGCCTCCGCATGGGAGGTCCTGAAGGATTATGGCGGTCTTTCCGGTGCCCAAGCCGGGGAGGCCGCGTCTTGGGCGCTCGAGGTGATCCTGTCCGCGGTCACAAAGGGCGACGTCAGGGCGGACATTGCATCGCAGCGAAAGGATGAACGCGATGAAGCTTGA
- a CDS encoding BTAD domain-containing putative transcriptional regulator, translating to MSISLLGDCRITPSASDPVASLGQKEQGLLAVLALASGTPIPRERLAALLWSDRDELHARDSLKHALGHLREALRSARDALCSDRHSVHLDPVAVDIDALAFERHCAEGSEAAAERALALYRGGLLEGCAVRDPAFEDWLATERRRFGRLAEQAAGRVMAGALETGDADRALGAALRLEAMDPLREDACRTIMTCLARKGDRCGALRRFETLRAALRDELGVAPEPQTLAVVDEVSKHPLRQADPATPPHKPARPSIAVLAFDVSGTEAEQAYFADGVVEEIIGALSRVRWLFVISRSSSFTWRGEQEDVTRIGQTLGVRYILSGSVRRGGDRMRIAGRLVDAASGGLLWAETFEGGLENVFDLQDRVTARVVGAVAPRLEQAEIERARAKLTGHLDAYDVYLRGLAALHRWTREGNLEAISAFRTATAKDPGFASAYGLEARCYSQQKACGWVTDLPALIAATRQAAGRAIDHGRDDAVALATAGIGMALVANEVSHGDDLVTRALELNPNLANAWLFSGWINGWLGRAEIALDHVARGMRLNPYDPETAMMYAAKGYAHFVAGDYADAARWAERSARNRPSYLIASCILAASRAFLGDIEEARRMVARIREIDRRMSATKLIAHYPIQRDVDRDRWREGMRIAGLPD from the coding sequence GTGTCGATTTCGCTCCTGGGGGATTGCCGGATCACCCCGTCGGCGAGCGATCCGGTGGCGTCCCTCGGGCAGAAGGAGCAGGGCCTGCTCGCGGTGCTGGCGCTGGCGTCCGGCACGCCCATCCCGCGCGAGCGGCTTGCGGCCCTGTTGTGGAGCGATCGCGACGAGCTGCACGCCCGCGACAGCCTCAAGCACGCGCTCGGGCATCTGAGGGAGGCGCTAAGATCCGCCCGGGACGCGCTCTGCTCGGACAGGCACAGCGTGCACCTCGACCCGGTCGCGGTGGACATCGACGCTCTCGCCTTCGAGCGGCACTGCGCCGAGGGCTCCGAAGCCGCTGCGGAGCGTGCGCTCGCGCTCTATCGCGGCGGGTTGCTCGAGGGCTGCGCGGTGCGCGATCCCGCCTTCGAGGACTGGCTCGCCACGGAGCGGCGGCGCTTCGGACGCCTTGCCGAGCAGGCGGCCGGGCGGGTGATGGCGGGCGCCCTGGAAACGGGCGACGCGGACCGGGCGCTCGGGGCCGCCCTCCGGCTCGAAGCCATGGACCCCCTGCGCGAGGATGCGTGCAGGACGATCATGACCTGCCTTGCCCGCAAGGGCGACCGCTGCGGCGCGCTGCGCAGGTTCGAGACCCTGCGCGCCGCCCTGCGGGATGAGCTCGGCGTCGCGCCCGAGCCGCAGACGCTGGCGGTGGTCGACGAAGTCAGCAAGCACCCGCTGCGGCAGGCCGATCCCGCGACCCCGCCGCACAAGCCGGCGCGGCCCTCCATCGCCGTGCTCGCCTTCGACGTTTCCGGGACTGAAGCCGAACAGGCCTATTTCGCCGACGGGGTGGTCGAGGAGATCATCGGGGCGCTGTCTCGGGTGCGCTGGCTCTTCGTCATCTCGCGCAGCTCGAGCTTCACCTGGCGTGGCGAGCAGGAGGACGTGACGCGGATCGGCCAGACCCTTGGGGTGCGCTACATCCTCTCGGGCAGCGTCCGGCGCGGCGGCGATCGAATGCGGATCGCCGGCCGTCTGGTCGACGCCGCAAGCGGTGGGCTGCTCTGGGCCGAGACCTTCGAGGGTGGGCTCGAGAATGTCTTCGACCTGCAGGACCGGGTCACCGCGCGCGTCGTCGGAGCGGTGGCGCCGCGGCTCGAGCAGGCCGAGATCGAACGCGCCCGGGCCAAGCTCACCGGGCATCTCGACGCCTACGATGTCTACCTGCGCGGCCTTGCCGCCCTGCACCGCTGGACCCGCGAGGGCAATCTCGAAGCGATAAGCGCGTTCCGCACCGCGACCGCGAAAGACCCCGGCTTCGCCTCTGCCTACGGGCTGGAGGCGCGCTGCTATTCGCAGCAGAAGGCCTGCGGCTGGGTCACCGATCTTCCGGCGCTGATCGCGGCGACGCGGCAGGCGGCCGGGCGCGCCATCGACCATGGCCGGGACGATGCGGTCGCACTGGCAACCGCGGGGATCGGCATGGCCTTAGTCGCCAACGAGGTCTCGCACGGCGACGATCTGGTTACCCGGGCGCTGGAGCTCAACCCCAACCTCGCCAATGCCTGGCTGTTCAGCGGTTGGATCAACGGCTGGCTGGGCCGGGCGGAGATCGCGCTCGACCACGTGGCGCGCGGGATGCGCCTGAACCCTTACGATCCCGAAACCGCGATGATGTACGCCGCCAAGGGCTACGCGCATTTCGTGGCGGGCGACTACGCCGATGCTGCAAGGTGGGCGGAACGCTCGGCCCGGAACCGCCCGAGCTACCTCATCGCCTCGTGCATCCTGGCCGCGAGCAGGGCCTTTCTCGGCGACATCGAGGAGGCGCGGCGCATGGTGGCCCGGATCCGCGAGATCGACCGCCGGATGAGCGCAACGAAGCTCATCGCGCACTACCCCATCCAGCGCGACGTCGACCGGGATCGGTGGAGGGAAGGCATGAGGATCGCGGGCCTCCCGGACTGA
- a CDS encoding DUF6647 family protein produces the protein MTDSTGRAPRKSPCPSPKVGVMSRLAGTLLRPCASLVLSMLILSPQEAGADADALEWRHSATVSVLVETLETWLDARAPWPRKATEPDVRLISQASADARSRPRFAGTGPTRGLYDAETDTIYLVRPWDRRDPVDVSILLHEIVHHRQDGAQHWVCPEAQELSAYRLQDAWLAELGLRADVNWIAIVLAAGCSPHDVHPD, from the coding sequence ATGACCGACAGCACCGGGAGGGCTCCCCGAAAGAGCCCATGTCCGTCTCCAAAGGTGGGCGTGATGTCACGTCTGGCCGGGACCCTCCTGAGGCCATGTGCCAGTCTCGTTCTGAGCATGCTCATTCTTTCGCCCCAGGAGGCTGGCGCCGATGCTGATGCTCTGGAGTGGCGGCACTCTGCAACGGTCTCCGTGCTCGTCGAGACCCTCGAGACCTGGCTCGATGCCCGCGCGCCCTGGCCCAGGAAGGCGACAGAACCGGACGTCCGCCTGATCAGCCAGGCCAGTGCCGATGCCAGATCAAGACCGCGCTTCGCCGGAACCGGCCCGACACGGGGTCTCTACGATGCGGAGACGGACACGATCTACCTCGTTCGGCCGTGGGACCGCCGGGACCCTGTGGACGTCAGCATCCTGCTTCACGAGATCGTCCATCACCGGCAGGACGGCGCCCAGCACTGGGTCTGCCCCGAGGCACAGGAACTCTCCGCATACAGGTTGCAGGATGCCTGGCTCGCCGAACTGGGACTGCGGGCCGACGTCAACTGGATCGCCATCGTGCTTGCCGCCGGATGCTCGCCTCACGACGTGCATCCCGACTGA
- a CDS encoding alpha/beta hydrolase produces the protein MINGATDGKIRLSLRNVSALFPTQFAAADALFKEITMRRHVLERCSRRSALSLVGASLAAPALGQTPCGFPLQDHVQGPRVWLNMDQEELDAAYRQEVYQPHIEEVTSRLSVASYDLRTRKGYPQRAEYGQNPDEALDIYKADASNAPVFVFIHGGTWRGLDAAKSGFAAELFIDRGIQFVALDFSDVRRLDGDLGRLAGQVRRAIAWVVHNAQSFGGDPEKVYIGGHSSGGHLAAVVLTTDWTEFGLPSDAVKGGLCMSGMYDLAPVRLSWRRNYIAFTDEMEQDMSPQRHLDRITAPVIVSFGTLETPEFQRQAKDFAAALTSAGKAATLLVGPYLYHQDTWETLGNPYGMNGRAALAMIGG, from the coding sequence TTGATCAACGGCGCGACGGACGGAAAAATCAGGTTGAGCCTACGAAATGTTTCCGCGTTGTTTCCCACACAATTCGCCGCCGCAGATGCTCTATTCAAGGAGATAACAATGCGTCGGCATGTTTTAGAAAGATGCTCACGTCGATCCGCCCTTTCCCTCGTCGGAGCCTCATTGGCGGCACCAGCGCTTGGCCAGACACCCTGCGGCTTTCCCCTTCAGGATCATGTCCAAGGGCCACGCGTGTGGCTGAACATGGATCAGGAGGAACTAGATGCCGCTTACCGGCAGGAGGTCTACCAGCCGCACATAGAAGAGGTGACAAGCAGGCTGTCAGTGGCAAGTTATGATCTGCGTACCAGAAAGGGATACCCACAGCGCGCGGAGTACGGGCAGAACCCGGATGAGGCACTAGATATTTACAAGGCGGATGCTTCAAATGCGCCCGTGTTCGTCTTCATCCATGGAGGGACATGGCGTGGCCTCGATGCGGCGAAGTCCGGCTTCGCCGCCGAGCTCTTTATTGACCGCGGCATTCAGTTCGTTGCGCTCGATTTTTCGGACGTCCGAAGACTTGATGGGGACCTTGGGAGACTTGCGGGTCAGGTCAGGCGTGCGATCGCTTGGGTGGTTCACAATGCGCAGAGCTTCGGTGGGGATCCGGAGAAAGTTTACATTGGGGGGCATTCCTCCGGAGGACACTTAGCCGCGGTGGTTTTGACGACCGATTGGACCGAATTCGGTCTGCCCTCCGATGCGGTGAAGGGCGGGCTGTGCATGAGCGGCATGTACGATCTCGCTCCAGTCCGCTTGTCCTGGCGAAGAAATTACATTGCATTCACGGACGAGATGGAACAGGACATGAGCCCCCAGCGACACCTCGATCGAATAACAGCTCCCGTCATCGTGTCATTTGGCACCCTTGAAACACCGGAGTTTCAAAGGCAGGCGAAAGACTTCGCGGCGGCACTCACCTCTGCGGGCAAAGCCGCAACCCTTTTGGTTGGGCCCTATCTCTACCATCAGGACACTTGGGAGACCCTCGGAAACCCCTACGGCATGAATGGTCGGGCAGCGCTCGCCATGATTGGCGGGTAG
- a CDS encoding DUF2726 domain-containing protein — protein MKSDLLIDLGSLKLPSEQIIALSIISAFLVWHIAKLLRKPHFRPSRQRNPNRNWLQNRHRTSNPERPYFESRDLSNPQAQLEAISKVSFEKRRLLNKAEYEVLQVLDRVVAEGGQMHRIMAQTSLGELIQPRPSSATEQLRKDAHASINSKRLDFAIIDRFGLLTAAVEVQGSGHYHQKTFLRDAVKREALRRAGVELIEVHRSWNKEDIEVQVRRALGSKAPEPST, from the coding sequence ATGAAGAGTGATTTATTAATCGATTTAGGCTCATTGAAACTTCCAAGTGAGCAAATCATCGCGCTAAGTATCATCTCCGCATTTCTGGTCTGGCATATAGCGAAACTTCTCAGGAAGCCGCATTTTCGTCCATCGCGACAACGCAATCCAAACCGAAACTGGCTTCAAAACAGACACCGGACTTCCAACCCAGAACGACCTTATTTTGAATCAAGAGACCTCTCGAATCCACAGGCCCAGCTCGAGGCTATTTCCAAAGTGAGCTTTGAGAAGCGTCGATTACTGAACAAGGCAGAGTATGAAGTGCTACAGGTTTTGGACCGGGTCGTTGCAGAAGGCGGCCAAATGCATAGAATTATGGCGCAAACCAGTCTGGGCGAGCTGATCCAACCAAGACCGTCGTCAGCGACCGAACAGCTGAGGAAAGATGCCCACGCCTCAATCAATTCAAAGCGGTTGGATTTTGCAATAATTGATAGATTTGGCCTTCTAACCGCGGCCGTCGAGGTGCAGGGCAGCGGCCACTATCACCAGAAGACATTTCTTCGGGATGCGGTGAAACGAGAGGCCCTTAGACGTGCAGGAGTTGAGCTTATAGAAGTCCACCGTTCCTGGAATAAGGAGGATATCGAAGTTCAAGTGCGGCGGGCTTTGGGATCAAAGGCGCCTGAGCCTTCTACCTAG
- a CDS encoding LuxR C-terminal-related transcriptional regulator, giving the protein MQELNSLIGELYDAALDSTRWEIALTAVAAYRDAISAGIVVFDTRTRTLRNQIMSDGDSRSSRDFLDTYGALMPPEFYNASLMTVDKAICSIDAIDRRVFESSRFFREWVEPNGLVDSSACCLMKDVNRFAMAAFFLAREATDRDRELSELFGVHIRRAATISDLLNYRLVELMDFENTLNTLSAPMMLVDEAGTIHFANHAAEAILRHGGLLRSAKGRISAGSTALTKALHAKICEVIRSTVPTAAVGIGVPGEHGPRSGAVLHILPVERHLSGSLPIGPRAVVFVGTQSARPMIGPNILSAVFGLKPTESEVMLHLAQGSSIEEVAEVRDCAVSTVRTHLLKVLSKTGSRRQSDLVRIVHQLAL; this is encoded by the coding sequence ATGCAGGAACTGAACTCTCTGATCGGCGAGCTCTACGATGCCGCGTTGGATTCGACGCGCTGGGAGATTGCTCTTACGGCGGTCGCGGCATATCGCGACGCGATTTCGGCAGGGATTGTCGTATTCGACACACGTACCCGGACGCTTCGAAATCAGATCATGTCAGACGGGGACAGCAGATCAAGCCGAGATTTTCTCGATACCTATGGTGCTCTCATGCCGCCCGAGTTCTACAATGCTTCCCTGATGACTGTAGATAAGGCTATCTGCTCAATTGATGCCATCGATCGAAGGGTGTTTGAGAGTAGTCGCTTCTTCAGGGAATGGGTGGAGCCGAATGGCCTTGTTGATTCAAGCGCCTGTTGCCTGATGAAGGATGTCAATCGCTTCGCGATGGCAGCATTCTTCTTGGCCCGCGAGGCCACAGATCGGGATCGCGAACTATCGGAGCTCTTTGGGGTACATATTCGGCGGGCGGCCACGATTTCCGACCTCCTGAACTATAGGCTCGTGGAACTCATGGACTTCGAGAACACGCTGAACACGCTGAGCGCGCCGATGATGCTGGTCGATGAGGCAGGCACTATCCATTTTGCCAACCATGCCGCCGAAGCAATCTTGCGCCACGGTGGACTACTGCGTTCGGCAAAAGGCCGGATTTCCGCCGGCTCGACAGCGCTGACGAAGGCGCTGCATGCAAAGATATGCGAGGTTATTCGCAGCACAGTACCGACTGCTGCTGTAGGAATTGGGGTGCCGGGTGAGCACGGACCGCGGTCCGGTGCTGTCTTGCACATACTCCCGGTAGAGCGCCATTTGAGCGGATCACTGCCTATTGGTCCCCGGGCTGTTGTCTTTGTTGGAACGCAGTCTGCACGCCCAATGATCGGCCCCAATATCCTATCGGCAGTGTTTGGATTAAAGCCGACCGAATCTGAAGTAATGCTTCATCTCGCCCAAGGCAGTTCCATTGAAGAAGTAGCAGAAGTACGAGATTGTGCGGTCAGTACAGTCCGGACTCATCTGCTAAAGGTTCTAAGCAAGACAGGGTCACGGCGCCAGAGCGATCTTGTTCGCATCGTCCACCAGTTGGCGCTCTAG
- a CDS encoding transposase, giving the protein MNFFRRIPTSFELYLDGGRISIDKCPAERELRFIGLGRRKWDFAGLSSGGRNRARAMT; this is encoded by the coding sequence CTGAATTTCTTCCGAAGGATTCCGACCTCCTTCGAGCTCTACCTCGATGGCGGACGTATCAGCATCGACAAGTGTCCCGCCGAACGCGAATTGCGTTTCATCGGGCTCGGGCGCCGCAAGTGGGATTTCGCAGGCCTTAGTAGCGGTGGCAGAAACCGCGCTCGGGCGATGACGTGA